The Pseudomonadota bacterium genome contains a region encoding:
- a CDS encoding M23 family metallopeptidase, producing MRLRSLLLVILVSALAVGASAALAAGKPEPAGHQRARARAERLGLGTRVAASALLRGEPEARWASAAGGGKDRLPGTLRWPVAKGWFVRGFGSGENGRHLAVDIAGQTGWNVRAAADGIVGYADDGVKGYGNLVMIVHSGGVVTLYGHNSKLKVAAGQLVARGDVIAEVGSTGISRGPHVHFEMLYGGLVCDPLPLFRPGVRHRDGHMSPLPRAIWRRPTRRPDAVECRPRHGGSKNGEAESP from the coding sequence ATGCGGCTCCGTTCCCTCCTGCTCGTGATCCTGGTCTCGGCGCTCGCCGTCGGCGCGAGCGCGGCGCTCGCGGCCGGCAAGCCCGAGCCGGCCGGGCACCAGCGAGCCCGTGCGCGCGCCGAACGGCTGGGGCTCGGCACGAGGGTCGCGGCGAGCGCGCTGCTCCGCGGGGAGCCCGAGGCGCGGTGGGCGAGCGCGGCGGGCGGGGGCAAGGACCGGCTCCCGGGGACGCTGCGCTGGCCGGTGGCCAAGGGATGGTTCGTGCGCGGCTTCGGCTCGGGCGAGAACGGCCGGCACCTCGCGGTCGACATCGCGGGCCAGACCGGCTGGAACGTCCGGGCCGCCGCGGACGGGATCGTCGGCTACGCGGACGACGGCGTGAAGGGGTACGGCAACCTCGTCATGATCGTCCACTCCGGCGGGGTCGTGACGCTCTACGGGCACAACTCGAAGCTCAAGGTCGCCGCCGGCCAGCTCGTCGCGCGCGGCGACGTGATCGCCGAGGTCGGCTCCACCGGCATCAGCCGCGGGCCGCACGTCCACTTCGAGATGTTGTACGGCGGGCTGGTGTGTGATCCGCTCCCGCTGTTCCGGCCGGGCGTGCGCCACCGCGACGGGCACATGTCGCCGCTGCCCCGCGCGATCTGGCGCAGGCCGACGAGGCGTCCGGACGCGGTCGAATGCCGGCCGCGCCACGGCGGATCCAAGAACGGCGAGGCGGAGTCGCCGTGA
- a CDS encoding DUF5698 domain-containing protein, translating into MEDIFQGNLAVAAALIFALRIVDVSLGTVRTISLIHGRIATAVLLGFFEVLTWITVVAQVIGGVSENPVLLVAYAAGFAAGNGVGIVIERRLAIGVQMLQIISQTHGEEIAAAIRERGQAVTVFTGEGRDGPVRMLLTTCQRRKVPGLIGTARGIDPDVFYVVEPVSELRKNVRLATRPTGWRSVGKAK; encoded by the coding sequence ATGGAGGACATCTTCCAGGGGAACTTGGCGGTCGCGGCCGCGCTGATCTTCGCGCTGCGGATAGTCGACGTGTCGCTCGGCACGGTGCGGACGATCTCGCTCATCCACGGGCGGATCGCGACCGCGGTGCTCCTCGGCTTCTTCGAGGTGCTCACGTGGATCACCGTCGTCGCGCAGGTGATAGGCGGCGTGAGCGAGAACCCGGTGCTGCTCGTCGCGTACGCGGCGGGGTTCGCCGCCGGCAACGGCGTCGGGATCGTCATCGAGCGGCGGCTGGCGATCGGCGTGCAGATGCTCCAGATCATCTCCCAGACCCACGGCGAGGAGATCGCCGCCGCGATCCGGGAGCGCGGCCAGGCGGTGACGGTGTTCACGGGCGAGGGGCGCGACGGACCGGTGCGGATGCTGCTCACGACCTGTCAGCGGCGCAAGGTGCCCGGCCTGATAGGAACGGCGCGCGGCATCGACCCGGACGTCTTCTACGTCGTGGAGCCGGTGTCGGAGCTGCGCAAGAACGTGCGGCTCGCCACGCGTCCGACCGGCTGGCGGTCGGTGGGGAAGGCGAAGTGA
- a CDS encoding SAM-dependent methyltransferase, with translation MSRSAVPTLEEIRDALQRLFIGAEGCGLRTEDEKKCVEVRAMFAELGRVRKGGLLVDAAAGKAPVGLVAAELLGFERLVVIERDEGRVGACHAAAERLVRRAEVRIREGDVGDPALWPDRPDAAVALHACGPAADRIIDAAVRARARFLLLVPCCYGAEIPFARAAADAVARADLCRHAEIRRRVENALVDAERTLRLEAGGYRVEVVQLVPPTVTPHNLLWRARWAGEPVAMARAARQLEGLVERITR, from the coding sequence GTGAGCCGCTCAGCCGTCCCGACGCTCGAGGAGATCCGCGACGCGCTGCAAAGGCTGTTCATCGGCGCCGAGGGCTGCGGGCTCCGGACGGAGGACGAGAAGAAGTGCGTCGAGGTGCGCGCGATGTTCGCCGAGCTCGGCCGCGTGCGCAAAGGCGGGCTCCTCGTCGACGCGGCCGCGGGCAAGGCGCCGGTCGGGCTCGTCGCCGCGGAGCTGCTCGGCTTCGAGCGCCTCGTCGTGATCGAGCGCGACGAGGGCAGGGTGGGCGCGTGCCACGCGGCGGCGGAGCGCCTCGTGCGGCGAGCCGAGGTGCGGATCCGCGAGGGAGACGTCGGGGATCCCGCGCTGTGGCCCGATCGCCCCGACGCGGCGGTGGCGCTCCACGCCTGCGGTCCCGCGGCGGATCGGATTATCGACGCGGCGGTGCGCGCACGAGCCCGGTTCCTCCTGCTCGTCCCCTGCTGTTACGGCGCAGAGATCCCGTTCGCGCGGGCCGCGGCCGACGCCGTCGCGCGCGCCGATCTCTGCCGACACGCCGAGATCCGCCGCCGCGTGGAGAACGCGCTCGTGGACGCGGAGCGGACGCTCCGGCTCGAGGCCGGCGGCTACCGCGTCGAGGTCGTGCAGCTCGTGCCTCCGACCGTCACGCCGCACAACCTCCTGTGGCGGGCGCGCTGGGCCGGCGAGCCCGTCGCCATGGCGCGCGCGGCCAGACAACTGGAGGGGCTCGTCGAGCGGATCACTCGATGA